The window CTGGATCGGGTCGAGGAGGTGCGTGCTGGCGCGGCCCGTGCGCAGGCCCGACAGCTCTCGCTTCAGGTTCTCGATGGTCGAGCGCATGCGCTTCTCGAGATCGTTGAGGTCGAAGTTGCTGGCCATGCTTGTCTCCTTCGGCGCGCGGGCGGAGCGAGACGCTCTGCCGCCGCGGGGGCCGGTCTAATGGTTTCCGAAACGCGCGCCGACGCCAAAATCGCTCATGCGATCACGGTCGCGCGTCCGGCGCCGCGCAGCACCTTCAAGAGGTTGCCCGGCTCCTCGATGGAAAAGACAATTACCGGAAGTCCGTTATCGCGAGCAAGGGCGATCGCCGCGCCGTCCATGACCTTGAGATCGCGCGCTAAAACTTCGGAATAGTCGAGCTTGTCGAAGCGCTTGGCGCCGGCGTTCTTGCGCGGATCGCTATCGTAGACGCCATCGACCTGGGTGGCCTTGGCCACGGCCTGGCAGTCCATCTCGATCGCCCGCAGCGTCGCCGCGGTGTCCGTGGTGAAGAAGGGATTGCCGGTGCCGGCGGCGAAGATCACTACGCGGCCCGCCTTCATGTGGTGCAGCGCCTTGGGGCGGACGTAGCTTTCGCACACCGTCGGCATGGGAATGGCGGAGAGCACGCGCGCCGGCACGTTGGAGTTCTCCAGCGCGTTCTGCAGGGCGAGCGCGTTCATCACCGTCGCGAGCATGCCCATGTAGTCGGCGGTGGCGCGTTCCATGCCCTTGGCGGCGCCGGCCAGGCCGCGGAAGATGTTGCCGCCGCCGACGACCACGGCGATCTCGGCGCCGGCCCCGATCGCCTCGGCGATCTCGCGCGACAGGCGCTCGGCGACCGACATGTCGATGCCGAACTCGCCCTTGCCCATCAGGGCTTCGCCGGAAAGCTTCAGCAGGAGCCGCTTGTAGACGAGGCCGGATCCGGCCGTCACTGCCGCTGCCATGATGACCGCCTCCTCGCTTGCCCCGCGGTGCAGCCGGTAGCCGCAAGCCGGCCGGCCACCTTACCTACCTCACTAGGCGGAGATTCGCCTAGGGCGCGCCGTTGTAGACGCGCCCCAGGGGTATTCTCGTTTAGTTGCTGGCGCCGACCGCGGCGGCGACTTCCGCTGCGAAGTCGTCTTCCTTCTTCTCGATGCCCTCGCCCAGCGCGTAGCGGACGAAGCCGGTGACCTTGACGGGAGCCCCAAGGTCCTTCTCGGCCTTCTTGAGGATATCCGTGACGGTCGCCTTCCCGTCGATGACGAAGACCTGCTTGAGGAGAACCGCCTGGTTGACGAACTCCTTCTGCAGACGGCCCTCGCTCGCCTTGGCCAGGATCTCGTCAGTTTTGCCGGCGTTCTTCGGATCGGCCTTGGCCTGCGCGACGTAGATCGCGCGCTCGTGCTCGAGCGCTTCCTTCGACAGATCCTCGACGTTGACCACCTGCGGATTGGCCGCAGCGATGTGCATGGCGAGCTGACGCCCGAGGTTTTCGAGCGCTTTCTTGTCGCCGGTGCTCTCGACGGCAACCAGCACACCGATCTTGCCGAGGCCATCGGCGATCTTGTTGTGCACGTAGTCGGCAACGACCCCGTCCTTGACGGTAAGAGCCGCCGTACGGCGAAGGTTCATGTTCTCGCCGATGGTGGCGATCAGCTCCTTCACCTGCTCCTCGACGGTGGTCTTCTTGCCGGGGTAGGTGGTGGCGAGCAGCTTGGCGACGTCGCCCTGTGCGGCGCCGGAGAGCGAGGCGATCTTGGTCACCATCTCCTGGAACTGCTCATTGCGGGCGACGAAGTCGGTTTCCGAGTTGACCTCGACGACCGCGCCGGACTTGCCCGATGCGGTAACGCCGACAAGACCTTCGGCGGCAACGCGGCCTGCCTTCTTGGCGGCCTTCGATAGACCCTTCTTGCGCAGCCAGTCGATAGCGGCATCGATGTCGCCCTTCACCTCGGTCAGCGCCGCCTTGCAATCCATCATGCCGGCGCCGGTCTTTTCGCGCAGTTCCTTCACGAGACTCGCGGAAATCGTCATGTCTCAGCTCATTGCTTGGCGGGCGCGACTTGGCGCCCGCGGGTTGACTGGAAGCCGAAACCGCCGCCGCAGCGGCAGCGTTCTTAGACGGCCCTCGCCTCGACCAGCTTCTTGGCCTGCTCGCTCCACTTGTCGTTCTCGACCTGGCCCTTGAGCTTCAGCTTGCGATCGAGCGCCTGGGTCTGCTCGGCGTCGAGATCGGCGATCTGCCAGAAGTGGAACACACCGGCGTCGTTGAGGCGCTGCTCCAGCTTCGGCGTGATGCCGGTGATGCGCTTCAGGTCGTCCGGCTCGCCGCGAGCGGCTTCGATGCCCTTGAACACGACCGGCAGGTTCTCTCCCGGAGGCGCTTCGGAAGCGCCGACGTCGACGCCCGCCGACGTCTGGCTGCGCTCCAGGCCGTCGAGCGCGGCGCGGGCGATGAGATCGCAATAGAGCGTGATGGCGCGGCCGGCGTCGTCGTTGCCCGGGATCGGGTAGTCGATGCCGTCCGGATCGCAGTTGGTGTCGACGATGGCGACGATCGGAATGCCGAGCTTCTTGGCTTCCTGGATGGCAATGCTCTCCTTGTTCGTATCGATAACGAACAGGAGGTCAGGCGTGCCGCCCATGTCCTTGATACCGCCGAGAGCCTGGTTGAGCTTCTCGCGCTCGCGCGTCAGCGTCAGGATTTCCTTCTTCGTGCGACCTTGCGGATCGGCGAGAATGTCGTCCAGCTGGCGCAGACGGCGGATCGACTGGGAGATGGTCTTCCAGTTGGTCAGCGTGCCGCCGAACCAGCGATGATTGATGAAGTACTGGGCGCTGCGCTTGGCGCTGTCGGCGATCGAGTCCGAGGCCTGGCGCTTGGTGGCGACGTACAGCACGCGGCCGCCGCTGGCGACCGTGTCGGAGATCTTGACCAGCGCCTGATGCAGCATCGGCGTCGTCTGCGTCAGATCGATGATGTGAATGTTGTTGCGGGCGCCGTAGATGAAGGGCGCCATCTTGGGGTTCCAGCGATGCGACTGGTGACCGAAGTGCACGCCAGCTTCCAAAAGCTGACGCATGTTGAACGCGGGAAGCGCCATGGGTAGTCCTTTTCCGGTTGAGCCTCCGTGGACCGAAGAGGGCTATCCCTGCATAAAGGGAGTGGCCCACCGGAGCGCCTGGCGGGGCTTTTAATCCGCCCGGCGCGAGATCCACGTGTGAGATGGCCGCGCTTATAGAGTCTACACCTGCAAATGACAAGCTCGGCCCCGCCGCGGGCCTTCGTTAAGCCCGCCGGGGACGGAAAAGTGGCATGAACAACAGGGTTATTCACGTTCGGGCGCTGCAGCTCGGCGAGCGCATCGACGTCAAGGGGCTGGAGCGCGAGGACGCGTTTTCGAGCGTCCCGCTCGCCTTTCGGACCTCGGGCGACGGCGTCGCCGTGCTCTTCAAGTCGGGGGCGGCGGTATTCATCGCCATGAACCCCGTGGATGAGGAGGCGCTGATCCGCGGCCTCGCCGACCGGATCATCGAGCCCCTCGCCGACCGCGAGACCGAAAGCGTGCGCCTGATCGTCAAGGGCGAGGACGAGGGCATGCTCACCCCGACCGGCGACCTGCAGATCAAGGCGGCCGACAACGACCGGCTGCTGCTCGTTGCCGAGGCTTTGGCAATGAGCGTCGCCTTCGCCTACGACGAGCGGCGCATCGCGGTTGCCTTCGACCGCATCGAGGAAGTCGCCAAGACGCTGCAGAAGCGGCACCTTCCGCGCAGCCCGCAGGGCGATTTGCTAGAGCAGATCGGCGAAGCGCTGCTCATCCAGCAGCGGCTCGCAGAGCGCGTCGACCTCGACGACAAGCCAGACGTGTTGTGGGACCATCCGGAGCTCGAGCGCTTCTGGGCGCGTCTCGTCGACGAGTACGACCTCACCCAGCGCGGGCTCGCCATTTCGCGCAAGCTGGACGTGATCCGCGGCACCGCGGATACACTCACCGACCTCTTCGCGACGCGCACCTCTCACCGGCTGGAGTGGTACATCATCGCGCTGATCGGGATCGAGATCGGCCTCAGCCTCTACGATAGATTTTGGAAGTAATGGCACGAGATTCGGCAAGCCTCGAGTGCGGCGAGCGGTTCACAGCTGCTCGTTCTTGCTCGTCGCCGAGTTGAGCGGCAGGCACCCTTCGCGACTTCCCGCGAGAATCTTTCCTCCAGCATTGCGCAAGAGGAGCCGGCAATCCGTCTCCTCATTAGCGACATGGTGTCCAGCCGGCCGGCCGTGACACTCCGTTGCCTGTCGAGCGAGCCGCCGGATGCTTTCGGACAAAGATCTGAGCCTTGTCGCCTGGCTCCTCGAGCAACACCGCGAGCCGGCCGTCCTGCTCTTTTCGCCCTTTCCGCCACATGCGGCACCGAAGGTGCGCAGCAAGATCGGCGGTCGGCCTAATCTTCCGGGGGACTGCCCCTGGCCGATGGGAAGGCACCGCCGCCAGGCCGTGCCGCTGCATTTCCTGGCCCAGATCGATTGCGCGGAGCTGCCGCGCTTGAGCGATCGCCTGCCGGCGCGGGGCGTGCTGTTCTTCTTCGGCTGCGACATGGACCAGGATTGGAGCGCGAAAGATCCGCGCGACGACACACGCGTCCTCTACATCGAAAGGATGCCGGCCGAGACGCCGGACCGCGAGCCTCCGCAGGAGCTGCCGCCCCTCTACGAAGCCTATGCCGCGGGCGACGAGATCGCGGCCTACGGCGGCCTGCCCGGTGAAGAGGGTCCCAAGATCCACGTCGAGTGGCCCCTTGTTGCGACGCGGATCGATACCTGGCCGAGCGCCGGGGCGTTCCAAGACATCGGTGGCCACTTCGAGAAGGTATTCCCGCACCAAAGCCCTGCCGATGCGTGGTCCATGCTGGCGGAGAACCGTGACGAATTTCACGCCGCATCGAAGCAGAATGGGAGCATCGCCGAAGTCTACGACGAACGCGTGCGCTTCAAGCGGCTCGACGCTTTCGTGGCGGCGACGGGGACCACCAATCGGCAGAGAGCCTATCATCTGGGCTGGGAGCACAGCACGGGCAGGCGTTACGACGAGCCTTGGCGAACCGATGGCGTTCGTTTCCCGCAGCTCGGCATCATGATCGATCGCCTTGCGCGGCATGTCGTCAAAGAAGCGCAGTTCCTTGGTGAGGCCCGCGGCAAGGACCTCGGTCCAGAGGGCAAGCGGCACATCCACGCCATCGTCGGCGCGGCCCTGCAATGGATCGACCGCGCGCGAGAGATCGGGCCTTTGGGCAACCCGTCGGACGCCGACGGAAGGGCGTTGAACGCATGGCTCGCCACCATTCATGGCGAACAGCCTTTCCTTCCGTCGGCGCAGCCGAGAGTGGCGCTCAACATCGAAACCAACCGGCATGTCCGCGCGGCGCTCATCGACACCGTCAACGCGCTCGCAACAACGGCGCCCGAGAAATTCCCTGCCAGATACTATGATGCCCTTGCGGCGGACTTTACGCTGCTCTGGTCGGCAGGCATGCCGCAGCTGAGCCAGCATCAGATGCTCGGCCACGTCGCATCGAGCCAGGACGCCAAAGCTATCGACGATCCCGACATCTGCCTGCTGCGGCTGTCGTCGGACCCCATTCGGCAAATGGGCTTCGGCGACGCCGGCGAATGCACTTTCTGGATCAAGGCCGACGACCTTGCCGCCCTTAGCTTCGACAAGGCATGGGGCACCATCGTCGGTCACTGAGCGCCGCGAGCACCGTGCGCGGGAGGCAAGTGCTGGTCTATCGCGTCGGCGCGGAGACCGGCGTCACGGTCAGCTCGGCGCGCTGGTCCTTAGGCGTGCGGCGCGGGTTCGGCTCGGGCACGACCGCCGGCTGCTCGTTCTTGCTCGTTGCCGAGTTGAGCGGCAGACAGCCCTTGAAGCGCGGCGCCGCTTGCTCCGAGATGACGGCAATCGCGGTGAAGCCCTTGCTGCTCCACTCCTGCAGCACGGAGACGCGCTCTTCCGGCATGCCGATGCGCGCTTTCGTGCCGGCCTCGGCACCGTCCCAGACGTGGATGAAGATGCACGAGCCGGCCTTCGCACCGCGACGCGCCGGGTAGTCGACCATCAGCGCGCGTTTCAGGCCCGGCACCGCCGACATGTCCTCGGCGCTCTTCGTCGTCGCGGCGAGCTGCTTGCTGACGATCTTGCCATAGAACAGCGACGTCGGATCGTCGACGCAGAAGCTGCGGCCCGGCTCCAGCTTGGTGTAGCCGGCGACCTTGTTCGCCTCGAAGCCGAACGGCCCGGCAACGCGGAAAATGCCGGCCGGCGTGCGTTTGTCGCCTTCGCGCTTCACCGGCTCGTCCTTCTTGGCGAGGTAGTCGAAGTCCTCCGACCAACCGATACCTGTCGCGCCGACGACGGCGGCCTCAGGCGGCCCGGAGC of the Hyphomicrobium album genome contains:
- the pyrH gene encoding UMP kinase, which codes for MAAAVTAGSGLVYKRLLLKLSGEALMGKGEFGIDMSVAERLSREIAEAIGAGAEIAVVVGGGNIFRGLAGAAKGMERATADYMGMLATVMNALALQNALENSNVPARVLSAIPMPTVCESYVRPKALHHMKAGRVVIFAAGTGNPFFTTDTAATLRAIEMDCQAVAKATQVDGVYDSDPRKNAGAKRFDKLDYSEVLARDLKVMDGAAIALARDNGLPVIVFSIEEPGNLLKVLRGAGRATVIA
- the tsf gene encoding translation elongation factor Ts, with amino-acid sequence MTISASLVKELREKTGAGMMDCKAALTEVKGDIDAAIDWLRKKGLSKAAKKAGRVAAEGLVGVTASGKSGAVVEVNSETDFVARNEQFQEMVTKIASLSGAAQGDVAKLLATTYPGKKTTVEEQVKELIATIGENMNLRRTAALTVKDGVVADYVHNKIADGLGKIGVLVAVESTGDKKALENLGRQLAMHIAAANPQVVNVEDLSKEALEHERAIYVAQAKADPKNAGKTDEILAKASEGRLQKEFVNQAVLLKQVFVIDGKATVTDILKKAEKDLGAPVKVTGFVRYALGEGIEKKEDDFAAEVAAAVGASN
- a CDS encoding 30S ribosomal protein S2 — protein: MALPAFNMRQLLEAGVHFGHQSHRWNPKMAPFIYGARNNIHIIDLTQTTPMLHQALVKISDTVASGGRVLYVATKRQASDSIADSAKRSAQYFINHRWFGGTLTNWKTISQSIRRLRQLDDILADPQGRTKKEILTLTREREKLNQALGGIKDMGGTPDLLFVIDTNKESIAIQEAKKLGIPIVAIVDTNCDPDGIDYPIPGNDDAGRAITLYCDLIARAALDGLERSQTSAGVDVGASEAPPGENLPVVFKGIEAARGEPDDLKRITGITPKLEQRLNDAGVFHFWQIADLDAEQTQALDRKLKLKGQVENDKWSEQAKKLVEARAV
- a CDS encoding RMD1 family protein, which encodes MNNRVIHVRALQLGERIDVKGLEREDAFSSVPLAFRTSGDGVAVLFKSGAAVFIAMNPVDEEALIRGLADRIIEPLADRETESVRLIVKGEDEGMLTPTGDLQIKAADNDRLLLVAEALAMSVAFAYDERRIAVAFDRIEEVAKTLQKRHLPRSPQGDLLEQIGEALLIQQRLAERVDLDDKPDVLWDHPELERFWARLVDEYDLTQRGLAISRKLDVIRGTADTLTDLFATRTSHRLEWYIIALIGIEIGLSLYDRFWK
- a CDS encoding DUF1963 domain-containing protein, whose protein sequence is MLSDKDLSLVAWLLEQHREPAVLLFSPFPPHAAPKVRSKIGGRPNLPGDCPWPMGRHRRQAVPLHFLAQIDCAELPRLSDRLPARGVLFFFGCDMDQDWSAKDPRDDTRVLYIERMPAETPDREPPQELPPLYEAYAAGDEIAAYGGLPGEEGPKIHVEWPLVATRIDTWPSAGAFQDIGGHFEKVFPHQSPADAWSMLAENRDEFHAASKQNGSIAEVYDERVRFKRLDAFVAATGTTNRQRAYHLGWEHSTGRRYDEPWRTDGVRFPQLGIMIDRLARHVVKEAQFLGEARGKDLGPEGKRHIHAIVGAALQWIDRAREIGPLGNPSDADGRALNAWLATIHGEQPFLPSAQPRVALNIETNRHVRAALIDTVNALATTAPEKFPARYYDALAADFTLLWSAGMPQLSQHQMLGHVASSQDAKAIDDPDICLLRLSSDPIRQMGFGDAGECTFWIKADDLAALSFDKAWGTIVGH